Proteins encoded within one genomic window of Alteribacter populi:
- the radA gene encoding DNA repair protein RadA, translating to MAKRKTKYVCQECGYESKKWMGKCPGCQSWNTMVEEFEEKTSPTTSRSFVTSTKGEITKPQPITQVEHENEQRIDTNLKELNRVLGGGVVPGSLVLVGGDPGIGKSTLLLQVSSELSRKKERVLYISGEESVKQTKIRADRLGIANDNLFVLAETDVEYIEKVIEEMNPTLVIIDSIQTVYLDGVTSAPGSVSQVRECTASFMRIAKTKGIAIFIVGHVTKQGSIAGPRLLEHMVDSVLYFEGERHHTFRILRAVKNRFGSTNEIGIFEMKEEGLAEVLNPSEIFLEERTSGSAGSTVVASMEGTRTVLVEIQSLISPTSFGNPRRMATGLDQNRISLIMAVLEKRVGMLLQNHDAYVKVAGGVRLDEPAIDLAVTVAIASSFRDSPTRPTDVVIGEVGLTGEVRRVARLEQRVIEAAKLGFKRAIIPKKNIGGWTVPDGIEIVGVNTVNEALEESIGGASSGGSTFKL from the coding sequence ATGGCTAAACGGAAGACAAAATATGTATGTCAGGAATGTGGATACGAGTCCAAGAAATGGATGGGAAAATGTCCGGGTTGTCAAAGCTGGAATACAATGGTCGAGGAATTTGAAGAAAAAACCTCACCTACGACCTCCAGGAGTTTTGTTACGAGTACAAAAGGCGAGATTACGAAGCCGCAACCGATTACTCAAGTAGAACACGAGAATGAGCAACGAATCGATACAAACCTCAAAGAGCTAAATCGCGTTTTAGGAGGAGGGGTTGTACCAGGATCGTTGGTTTTAGTTGGTGGTGACCCGGGGATAGGTAAATCAACATTACTTCTTCAAGTTTCCTCAGAACTATCTCGAAAAAAAGAGCGTGTACTCTATATATCTGGAGAAGAAAGTGTGAAACAAACGAAGATTCGCGCCGACCGATTAGGCATTGCCAATGACAATTTATTTGTTTTAGCAGAGACGGATGTTGAATATATTGAAAAAGTAATTGAAGAAATGAACCCGACACTCGTCATTATCGATTCGATTCAAACGGTCTACTTAGATGGCGTCACTTCCGCTCCAGGAAGTGTGTCACAAGTACGTGAATGTACAGCTTCATTTATGCGTATTGCAAAAACAAAAGGGATTGCGATTTTTATCGTCGGTCACGTGACAAAGCAGGGGTCGATAGCCGGGCCGCGCTTACTTGAACATATGGTAGATTCCGTTCTTTATTTTGAAGGGGAACGTCATCATACATTTCGTATTTTGCGTGCAGTCAAAAATCGATTTGGATCAACTAATGAGATTGGTATTTTTGAGATGAAAGAGGAAGGGTTAGCGGAGGTTCTTAACCCGTCGGAAATTTTTCTTGAAGAGCGAACGTCAGGCTCTGCAGGCTCAACTGTTGTTGCCTCAATGGAAGGGACCCGGACAGTTTTAGTAGAAATTCAATCACTCATTTCCCCTACAAGCTTTGGGAATCCTAGAAGAATGGCTACGGGCCTTGACCAAAACCGAATTTCCTTAATTATGGCCGTCCTTGAAAAACGTGTCGGTATGCTTCTTCAAAATCACGATGCTTATGTAAAAGTAGCTGGTGGGGTAAGGTTAGACGAGCCAGCGATTGATTTGGCAGTAACAGTAGCGATTGCGTCAAGCTTTCGAGATTCGCCTACGAGACCGACAGACGTGGTTATTGGGGAAGTGGGCCTCACTGGAGAAGTTCGTCGTGTAGCTAGGCTCGAACAACGTGTGATTGAAGCGGCTAAGCTCGGGTTTAAGCGGGCAATCATTCCAAAAAAGAACATTGGCGGGTGGACGGTTCCAGATGGAATCGAGATTGTTGGTGTAAATACGGTAAATGAAGCATTAGAAGAAAGTATAGGAGGTGCATCTTCTGGTGGATCCACGTTCAAGTTATGA